Proteins from a genomic interval of Myxococcales bacterium:
- the priA gene encoding primosomal protein N': MNDSDRGGLVEVAVALPLRQTYTYRTRGAALPLGSQVAVPFGPRVVTGFVVGHPESAPDGVKDVLEVLDADPLLEPDVLALCRWAASYYLAAVGEVLKTALPQGQRATTRRSVRLSPEGERLATLLRAPALAGGLPLLALGLEDRALLARLEKRGGLGLRALQRDRHVGRARLDRLVREGLLEVGDELTERQAGPRVRFAVGVGRADAVPKDLVRARAQQSLWRRLMALGPVGVGVEALTPPERTALRALVGRGLARIEARAPVLDEGEAPKTSVLPVLNRPQQEAFEALTTALGEGFAPFLLQGITGSGKTEVYLRLIAEARRAGKGALVLVPEIALTPQLAARFRARFGDDVAVLHSALPPADRLSAWRRLRAGQVGIALGARSAVFAPVRELGVVVVDEEHDPSFKQDEGVRYHGRDLALVRARQANAVAVLGSATPSLESFQNVHQGRYRCLRLPVRAAPGAAERPLPAVEIIDLRRFRVGADGLLSKPLADAIEATVASGEQVILFLNRRGFATVVLCRACGLVLRCRDCDVSMTYHRGVSKVVCHYCGRNDRPPARCPSCAQASLENLGIGTERVEAVIRDRFPNARVVRLDRDTAGPAGRGEPQEEANRGLERILAQVHAREVDILVGTQMVTKGHDFPGVTLVGVLQPDQGMHLPDFRAAERTFQLLEQVAGRAGRAERPGRVLVQTYNPKHPAIVALKTHDYDGFARQELEQRRQTGFPPFHRLVAVRLDGPDPELVQRVAADVATRARAAGGSGVRILGPAEAPIPRLRGRVRWQVWLASQGRQDLVAAAEAAAAATLAGDVRLAVDVDPQSVL, translated from the coding sequence ATGAACGACTCTGACCGCGGCGGCCTCGTCGAGGTGGCGGTGGCCTTGCCGCTCCGCCAAACGTACACCTACCGTACGCGCGGTGCCGCCTTGCCTTTGGGAAGCCAGGTTGCGGTGCCGTTTGGGCCGCGGGTGGTGACGGGCTTCGTGGTGGGCCATCCTGAGTCGGCCCCCGATGGCGTCAAGGACGTGCTCGAAGTGCTCGACGCGGATCCCTTGTTGGAGCCGGATGTGCTGGCTCTGTGTCGATGGGCGGCAAGCTACTATCTCGCCGCCGTCGGTGAGGTTCTCAAGACGGCGCTGCCTCAGGGCCAGCGGGCCACGACCCGCAGGAGCGTGCGTCTGTCGCCCGAAGGGGAACGACTAGCCACTCTGCTACGCGCGCCCGCGCTTGCCGGGGGGTTGCCGCTGCTCGCGCTCGGTCTTGAGGATCGGGCTCTCCTGGCCCGCCTCGAGAAGCGAGGAGGACTTGGCCTCCGGGCGCTCCAGCGGGACCGTCACGTCGGAAGGGCTCGCCTCGATCGACTCGTGCGTGAGGGGCTGCTCGAGGTCGGGGACGAACTGACGGAGCGGCAAGCGGGGCCGCGGGTTCGGTTTGCCGTGGGGGTGGGAAGGGCCGACGCGGTTCCGAAAGATTTGGTGCGGGCGCGGGCGCAGCAGTCCCTCTGGCGCCGCTTGATGGCCTTGGGGCCCGTGGGGGTCGGGGTTGAAGCCTTGACGCCGCCCGAGCGGACCGCCTTGCGCGCGCTCGTGGGCCGCGGGCTTGCGCGCATCGAGGCGCGCGCGCCTGTCCTCGACGAAGGAGAAGCCCCAAAAACCTCTGTTTTGCCCGTGCTGAACCGACCGCAACAGGAGGCGTTCGAGGCCTTGACCACGGCGCTCGGCGAGGGCTTTGCTCCGTTCCTGCTCCAGGGCATCACGGGCTCCGGAAAAACCGAGGTCTACCTGCGGCTCATTGCCGAGGCACGTCGGGCGGGGAAGGGAGCTTTGGTGTTGGTGCCGGAGATCGCCCTCACGCCCCAGCTGGCGGCGCGCTTTCGGGCGCGCTTCGGGGACGACGTGGCGGTGCTGCACAGTGCGCTACCACCCGCCGATCGTCTGAGCGCCTGGCGGCGCTTGCGGGCGGGTCAAGTCGGCATCGCGCTCGGTGCGCGGTCGGCCGTGTTCGCGCCCGTACGCGAGCTCGGCGTGGTGGTGGTCGACGAAGAGCACGATCCTTCGTTCAAGCAAGACGAGGGTGTGCGCTACCATGGTCGCGATCTGGCGCTCGTCCGCGCGCGGCAGGCGAACGCCGTGGCCGTGCTGGGTTCGGCGACCCCCTCACTCGAGAGCTTTCAGAACGTGCATCAGGGGCGCTATCGGTGCTTGCGCCTGCCGGTACGTGCGGCGCCCGGGGCGGCTGAACGTCCCTTGCCCGCCGTGGAGATCATCGACCTTCGGCGGTTCCGGGTGGGCGCGGATGGCTTGCTGTCGAAACCCCTGGCCGACGCCATCGAGGCCACGGTGGCCTCAGGGGAGCAGGTGATCCTCTTTCTCAACCGACGCGGCTTCGCCACCGTGGTTTTATGTCGGGCCTGCGGACTCGTGCTGCGCTGTCGCGATTGCGATGTCTCGATGACTTATCACCGTGGGGTGTCCAAAGTCGTCTGCCACTACTGTGGCCGCAATGATCGGCCACCTGCGCGCTGCCCGTCCTGTGCACAGGCCTCGCTCGAGAATCTGGGCATAGGGACGGAGCGGGTCGAGGCGGTGATCCGGGATCGATTTCCGAACGCGCGCGTGGTGCGCCTCGATCGCGACACCGCGGGGCCGGCTGGGCGTGGCGAGCCACAGGAGGAGGCGAACCGGGGGCTCGAGCGCATCCTCGCGCAGGTGCACGCCCGTGAGGTCGACATCCTGGTGGGCACCCAAATGGTCACCAAGGGACACGACTTCCCAGGTGTCACACTGGTGGGCGTTTTGCAGCCGGATCAAGGCATGCATTTGCCCGATTTTCGCGCTGCCGAGCGTACCTTCCAGTTGCTCGAGCAGGTGGCGGGTCGGGCCGGTCGGGCGGAGCGGCCCGGGCGGGTGCTGGTGCAGACCTACAACCCAAAGCATCCGGCCATCGTGGCGCTCAAAACTCACGACTATGACGGGTTCGCGCGCCAAGAACTCGAACAGCGCAGGCAAACCGGCTTCCCTCCCTTTCACCGGCTGGTGGCTGTGAGGCTCGACGGTCCGGATCCCGAACTGGTCCAGCGGGTCGCGGCGGATGTGGCCACGCGGGCCCGCGCCGCCGGGGGGAGTGGGGTGCGCATTCTGGGGCCGGCCGAGGCACCGATTCCGCGCCTACGAGGGCGGGTTCGCTGGCAGGTGTGGCTGGCATCGCAGGGGCGTCAGGACCTGGTGGCCGCTGCCGAGGCGGCGGCCGCGGCCACCCTTGCGGGCGATGTGCGCCTGGCGGTCGACGTCGACCCCCAGAGCGTGCTTTGA
- a CDS encoding DUF4388 domain-containing protein, whose protein sequence is MKFLIIAGPYEADLIRRAAVAAACEAITIEAGDSLSGWIAAARPDALVVTSRAVKARISDTVAALRSFPGGNVPIVMLCDEGERDEAAAAADVCFVRPVSPRAVVEAARERVRPGEGAPRASAIVEAAVDPPSSPNPTSEAQARSRILSPEGVSMRSLAPLQVERRRLPSAAPDARPVPAPLSRRICDSIDELLDAEMERAFGEAGSPRASAPRDEHTLEMPRDFVNTLLADARHLLGTAPAFPEALRVTRGRSVFPFTGDLGTTPLAALLGGALQEGVTGRLRVRVGDAEKSLFFEAGRPVLAVSSAVADRMVQMLVRQGMLSLAQARAAIDVATASGRRMGAVLVDLGFIKSTELLPAVRQHYEDIIFSLFDVQEGGFRFEPGVTADPRRVRLLRHPAALVLEGLGRAYGEIGLAHDLGQDGEVWRLEVGLGAPDILLEVSSEDPTLSRVPVLFDGVRSVAAVVRASAQPRKSVLQVALVLRAFGLLVPVRAGEAVTSWDGPGPLQGGEPARDREIDRGRIAARAALVQEGDYYQVLGIAPGASVGEIRQAYDRIAREVSRGQVGEALATELAESLEEICAAIDEALVVLTDTRLRAAYDLHLCPPPTADTRAAG, encoded by the coding sequence GTGAAGTTCCTCATCATCGCTGGCCCTTACGAAGCGGATCTGATTCGACGGGCGGCCGTGGCGGCAGCTTGCGAGGCCATTACGATCGAGGCGGGAGACTCTCTGTCCGGCTGGATCGCGGCGGCTCGGCCCGACGCACTGGTGGTCACGAGCAGGGCCGTCAAGGCGCGGATCTCGGACACCGTGGCGGCTCTGCGATCCTTTCCAGGGGGCAACGTTCCCATCGTCATGCTCTGCGACGAGGGAGAACGGGACGAGGCCGCCGCCGCGGCCGACGTGTGCTTCGTGCGCCCCGTGTCGCCTCGTGCGGTTGTGGAAGCCGCGCGCGAACGCGTGCGCCCTGGGGAGGGGGCGCCGCGCGCTTCGGCGATCGTCGAGGCTGCGGTGGATCCGCCATCATCCCCCAACCCAACTTCGGAGGCGCAGGCCCGCTCGCGTATCCTGTCGCCCGAAGGTGTGTCCATGCGGAGTCTGGCGCCTCTTCAGGTGGAACGCCGCCGCTTGCCAAGCGCCGCCCCCGATGCGCGCCCCGTCCCAGCACCGCTGTCGCGACGCATCTGCGACTCCATCGATGAGCTGCTCGACGCCGAGATGGAACGCGCTTTCGGCGAGGCGGGTTCACCCCGAGCCTCCGCGCCCCGGGACGAACACACCCTCGAGATGCCGCGGGACTTCGTCAACACTCTCCTGGCCGACGCGCGCCACCTGCTCGGCACGGCACCGGCATTTCCCGAGGCGCTTCGGGTGACCCGCGGCCGTTCGGTTTTTCCCTTCACGGGTGATCTCGGGACAACGCCCCTGGCGGCGCTGCTCGGGGGGGCTTTGCAAGAAGGAGTAACGGGCCGCCTGCGCGTACGTGTGGGGGATGCGGAGAAGTCCTTGTTTTTCGAGGCGGGCCGCCCCGTGTTGGCCGTTTCGAGCGCGGTGGCCGATCGCATGGTGCAGATGCTCGTACGCCAGGGCATGTTGTCGCTCGCGCAAGCGCGTGCGGCGATCGATGTGGCCACGGCGTCGGGGCGCCGGATGGGAGCGGTGTTGGTGGACCTGGGGTTCATCAAGAGCACCGAGCTTTTACCTGCGGTTCGCCAGCACTATGAAGACATCATCTTTTCCCTCTTCGATGTTCAGGAAGGCGGTTTTCGCTTCGAGCCCGGGGTCACGGCCGACCCGCGCCGCGTCCGGTTGCTGAGGCACCCCGCCGCGCTCGTGCTCGAAGGCCTCGGCCGCGCCTACGGCGAGATCGGGCTGGCGCACGACCTGGGCCAAGACGGCGAGGTGTGGCGCCTCGAGGTGGGCCTTGGGGCCCCCGACATTTTGTTGGAGGTGAGCAGCGAAGACCCCACGTTGTCTCGCGTGCCCGTGCTCTTCGATGGCGTGCGCTCTGTGGCCGCGGTGGTTCGCGCCAGCGCTCAGCCCCGCAAAAGTGTGTTGCAGGTGGCCCTGGTCTTGCGCGCCTTCGGCTTGCTCGTGCCTGTGCGTGCGGGCGAGGCCGTGACCTCCTGGGACGGGCCAGGCCCGCTGCAAGGCGGGGAGCCCGCCCGCGATCGGGAGATCGATCGAGGGCGCATCGCCGCGCGGGCGGCGCTCGTGCAAGAGGGCGATTACTACCAGGTGCTGGGCATCGCCCCTGGTGCCAGCGTGGGCGAGATCCGGCAGGCCTACGATCGCATCGCGCGGGAGGTCTCGCGCGGGCAGGTGGGTGAGGCCCTCGCCACGGAGCTGGCAGAGAGCCTCGAAGAGATCTGCGCCGCGATCGACGAGGCGTTGGTGGTCTTGACGGACACGCGGCTTCGCGCCGCCTACGATCTCCATCTGTGTCCGCCTCCGACCGCTGACACCCGCGCCGCTGGCTAA
- the fmt gene encoding methionyl-tRNA formyltransferase has product MRIVFFGSPAFAVPAAEAVARDHEVVLAVAQPDRPAGRGQKVQAPAVKVWAEANGVPVAQPQRLRGPEGDAFLERVQVLAPDVFIVAAYGKILPQALLDVPHLGPFNVHASLLPKYRGAAPIQWAVIRGDEETGVTIMRMEAGLDTGPMVAVCKAPIGPSDTAGALFERLAVLGAQLMADTLPAIATGKATFTPQDEAQATLAPPLTKDDGHLDFSQPAERVSARARGVDPWPSAYALLDGAPIKLFGARVLATQADAAAPGQVVSADREGLVVACGPGLLAFSEVQMPGRKRLPVEAVVAGRGLMPGMKLV; this is encoded by the coding sequence ATGCGCATCGTGTTTTTTGGTTCGCCCGCGTTTGCCGTGCCCGCAGCCGAGGCCGTGGCGCGGGATCACGAGGTGGTGCTGGCTGTGGCCCAGCCGGACCGGCCCGCGGGGCGCGGACAGAAAGTGCAAGCGCCGGCAGTGAAGGTGTGGGCCGAGGCCAACGGCGTGCCGGTCGCTCAGCCCCAGCGGTTGCGCGGGCCTGAAGGAGACGCTTTCCTGGAGCGGGTGCAGGTCCTGGCGCCCGACGTGTTCATCGTGGCGGCGTACGGAAAGATCCTGCCGCAAGCGCTGCTCGACGTACCGCACCTCGGTCCCTTCAACGTGCACGCATCGTTGCTGCCGAAGTATCGAGGGGCGGCGCCCATCCAGTGGGCCGTGATCCGCGGCGATGAAGAGACGGGGGTCACGATCATGAGAATGGAGGCGGGGCTCGACACGGGCCCGATGGTGGCGGTGTGCAAGGCGCCGATTGGCCCCTCGGACACTGCGGGAGCGCTCTTCGAGCGGCTCGCGGTCCTCGGCGCCCAGCTCATGGCTGATACGTTGCCCGCCATCGCGACAGGCAAGGCGACGTTCACGCCTCAGGACGAAGCCCAGGCCACGCTTGCGCCTCCGCTCACCAAAGACGACGGTCACCTCGACTTCAGCCAGCCCGCAGAGCGGGTGTCCGCTCGCGCCCGGGGGGTCGACCCCTGGCCCAGCGCTTACGCTCTGCTCGACGGCGCCCCCATCAAGCTTTTCGGCGCACGGGTCTTGGCGACACAGGCGGACGCCGCCGCGCCCGGGCAGGTCGTGTCTGCCGATCGCGAGGGGCTGGTGGTGGCCTGCGGCCCGGGGCTGTTGGCCTTCTCGGAGGTTCAGATGCCAGGACGCAAGCGGCTCCCGGTCGAGGCGGTGGTGGCCGGCCGGGGGCTCATGCCGGGAATGAAGCTGGTCTGA
- the rpe gene encoding ribulose-phosphate 3-epimerase, whose translation MGVKISPSLLSADFGRLAEETRAMEAAGADTVHVDVMDGRFVPNITIGPLVVRAIRKATKLPLGVHLMIVEPEAYVAAFAEAGADTLYVHVEACVHLHRNLQQIRSLGKRVGVALNPHTPVEAIRWVLPDVESVLVMTVNPGFGGQKFIESTLPKIRELKAEIERQGLEVEIAVDGGIDPTTAPRVVAAGATNLIAGSAVFGAADYAQAIKALRGAAD comes from the coding sequence ATGGGCGTCAAGATTTCCCCCTCTTTGCTCTCGGCCGATTTTGGTCGGCTCGCCGAAGAGACCCGAGCCATGGAAGCGGCAGGAGCCGACACCGTGCACGTCGACGTGATGGACGGACGCTTCGTGCCCAACATCACCATCGGTCCGCTCGTGGTGCGGGCGATACGCAAGGCCACGAAGCTGCCGCTCGGTGTGCACCTCATGATCGTGGAGCCCGAGGCCTATGTTGCTGCGTTTGCCGAGGCGGGGGCCGACACGCTCTACGTGCACGTGGAAGCCTGTGTGCACTTGCACCGCAACCTTCAGCAGATTCGCTCCTTGGGCAAACGCGTCGGCGTGGCCCTCAACCCTCACACGCCGGTCGAGGCGATCCGATGGGTGCTTCCAGATGTCGAGTCGGTGCTGGTCATGACCGTCAATCCGGGGTTCGGGGGCCAAAAGTTCATCGAGAGCACCTTGCCGAAGATCCGTGAACTCAAGGCGGAGATCGAGCGACAAGGTCTGGAGGTGGAGATCGCGGTCGATGGTGGGATCGATCCCACGACGGCGCCCCGGGTGGTTGCTGCCGGCGCCACCAACCTCATCGCGGGCTCCGCCGTGTTCGGGGCGGCCGACTACGCCCAGGCCATCAAGGCTCTTCGCGGCGCCGCCGACTGA